The Corvus hawaiiensis isolate bCorHaw1 chromosome 10, bCorHaw1.pri.cur, whole genome shotgun sequence genome includes a window with the following:
- the C10H17orf50 gene encoding uncharacterized protein C17orf50 homolog translates to MDKMSWHKGKKELTEESTGDGKHGRKKRDRLFKKRFSRLSLFSESPKTKFPQGRSQLSEDKRRCLHRKGSKRLKPAREEMCSLRQPHSGKMCPKCEILLCRKCGTLHSQSGFIAHSLLDHYDTGGVAALLW, encoded by the exons ATGG ATAAAATGAGCTGGcacaaagggaagaaggaaCTCACAGAAGAAAGCACAGGAGATGGGAAGCACGGCCGAAAAAAGCGAGACCGGCTGTTTAAGAAGAGATTTTCTCGACTGAGCCTCTTCTCTGAGTCTCCTAAGACTAAATT CCCTCAGGGAAGAAGCCAGCTTTCTGAAGACAAGCGGAGGTGTTTACACAGGAAAGGTTCCAAGAGGCTGAAGCCAGCGCGGGAGGAAATGTGTTCCCTGAGGCAGCCGCACTCCGGGAAGATGTGTCCGAAATGCGAGATCCTCCTGTGCCGGAAATGCGGCACCCTCCACTCGCAGAGCGGCTTCATCGCCCACAGCCTGCTCGACCACTACGACACGGGAGGGGTCgcagccctgctctggtga